The proteins below are encoded in one region of Homalodisca vitripennis isolate AUS2020 unplaced genomic scaffold, UT_GWSS_2.1 ScUCBcl_2096;HRSCAF=6505, whole genome shotgun sequence:
- the LOC124371833 gene encoding homocysteine S-methyltransferase YbgG-like, with protein sequence MVSRKHLGLDRKETLEMIKSAITICKDAIDIEKQKGNKNSVSIVGFVGPYGAHLNNGCEYAGGFYADDMTIKELADWHRPKVEALIEGGCDYLLFGTIPSPKEAEAIIEVLKEHPGFKAILSFSAQNEKTISHGEKLSEVAKRCWELAADQILAIGINCQHPRFSVPLLSSVKEANPDIPLFVKPNTTEIFNTTTKE encoded by the exons ATGGTTTCAAGAAAACACTTGGGTTTAGATCGAAAAGAGACCCTGGAAATGATTAAATCAGCAATCACGATCTGCAAGGATGCAATAGATATTGAGAAACAAAAAG GTAATAAAAATTCAGTATCAATCGTTGGGTTTGTTGGGCCATATGGGGCACACCTCAACAATGGCTGTGAATATGCAGGAGGATTCTACGCCGACGATATGACCATTAAAGAATTGGCTGACTGGCATCGTCCGAAGGTTGAGGCTCTGATAGAAGGAGGTTGTGACTACTTGTTGTTCGGGACCATCCCTTCTCCTAAAGAAGCAGAAGCGATTATTGAAGTACTCAAGGAACATCCTGGATTTAAAGCCATTTTATCATTTTCTGCTCAG AACGAGAAGACCATTTCCCATGGAGAGAAATTGTCAGAGGTGGCTAAGCGGTGTTGGGAGTTGGCAGCTGATCAGATTCTCGCCATCGGGATCAATTGTCAGCATCCACGTTTCTCGGTACCTCTACTGAGCTCAGTCAAAGAGGCCAATCCGGACATCCCTCTGTTTGTGAAGCCAAACACAACTGAAATATTCAACACGACTACCAAAGAGTAA